Proteins from one Mesotoga sp. UBA6090 genomic window:
- a CDS encoding single-stranded DNA-binding protein, translated as MGIAYNRIILVGRLVRDPEFSYAQTGTAICKCAIAVDREFAKNNETDFIPLVSFAKTAETMNNFLHKGSLILVEGALNIDNYQDREGNKKTFAKVVVNRFNFMEKKNASNGNSAQHSDKQLEEDTVFFGSDDGGSDEIPF; from the coding sequence ATGGGAATAGCTTACAACAGAATAATACTCGTAGGAAGACTCGTTAGAGATCCCGAGTTTAGCTACGCGCAGACAGGAACTGCCATATGCAAGTGCGCAATCGCAGTCGATAGGGAGTTTGCAAAGAACAACGAGACCGATTTTATTCCGCTCGTTTCGTTCGCAAAGACAGCCGAGACTATGAACAACTTCCTTCACAAAGGTTCGCTCATTCTGGTGGAGGGCGCGCTCAATATCGACAATTATCAGGACAGAGAAGGAAACAAGAAAACGTTCGCTAAGGTCGTCGTTAACAGATTCAACTTCATGGAAAAGAAGAACGCGTCTAACGGCAACTCGGCTCAGCACTCAGACAAACAGCTTGAGGAAGATACGGTGTTCTTCGGTTCTGACGATGGCGGCTCTGACGAAATTCCGTTCTGA